From Marivirga harenae, one genomic window encodes:
- a CDS encoding glycosyltransferase translates to MKENKIAHITSVHPRFDTRIFLKEVRSLSEDKRNVCLIVADGKGDEVSNGINIYDVGKPNNRVSRLLFSWIKITYTVLKRRIKVIHFHDPELISAALLLRLFGVKVIMDIHELVIHDIDDKDWLRKFFLTKIVKFIYSIFERIGIFISYKVILAEAGYTNYFHNKYKSQLSKFSVVRNVPKMELIDSKPKLKRDGNKNILIYVGLISKIRGIAEMLETIAILDDTFELWLIGRWDSEKLHSKCKLHAAWSKVKYFGFLPPQEIYSICKSGDIGLSTLHPVENHLYTTPVKSFEYMACKLPMLMSDFPYWKEYYLDKAYYVNPLAPKDIAGTIVSILENTKYKNELIEKAYHFAFQNSWEKEKEILLKQYKEII, encoded by the coding sequence ATGAAAGAAAATAAGATAGCTCATATTACAAGTGTCCATCCTAGGTTCGATACGAGGATATTTTTGAAAGAAGTACGATCGCTTTCAGAAGATAAAAGGAATGTATGTTTAATAGTCGCTGATGGAAAGGGTGATGAAGTCTCAAACGGAATAAATATTTATGATGTAGGTAAGCCAAATAATCGAGTATCTCGTCTTCTTTTTTCCTGGATAAAGATTACTTATACAGTCTTAAAACGGAGAATAAAGGTGATTCACTTTCATGATCCAGAATTAATATCTGCAGCACTTTTGCTTCGTTTATTTGGAGTAAAGGTAATTATGGATATCCATGAGTTAGTAATACATGACATTGATGACAAGGACTGGTTAAGAAAATTCTTCCTAACAAAAATAGTAAAGTTTATTTACTCGATATTTGAACGTATAGGTATTTTTATATCTTACAAAGTAATTCTTGCAGAGGCGGGGTATACAAACTACTTTCATAATAAATACAAAAGTCAACTTTCTAAATTTAGTGTAGTTAGAAATGTACCCAAAATGGAATTAATTGATTCTAAACCTAAATTAAAAAGAGATGGCAATAAAAATATTCTAATTTATGTAGGATTAATTAGTAAAATTCGAGGAATTGCCGAAATGCTTGAAACAATTGCAATTCTAGACGATACTTTTGAATTATGGTTAATAGGTAGGTGGGATTCGGAAAAATTACATAGCAAATGTAAATTGCATGCGGCTTGGTCAAAAGTAAAATATTTTGGCTTTTTACCGCCGCAAGAAATTTACAGCATTTGCAAATCTGGTGATATAGGGCTGTCAACTCTGCATCCTGTGGAAAATCATTTATACACTACACCAGTGAAGTCTTTTGAATACATGGCATGCAAATTACCAATGTTAATGTCGGATTTTCCATATTGGAAGGAATATTATCTTGACAAAGCTTATTATGTCAATCCCTTGGCACCCAAAGATATTGCAGGTACGATTGTTAGTATTTTAGAGAATACGAAATATAAAAATGAATTAATTGAGAAAGCCTATCATTTTGCTTTCCAGAATAGTTGGGAAAAAGAAAAAGAAATATTATTGAAACAGTATAAAGAAATAATTTGA
- a CDS encoding glycosyltransferase family 2 protein, whose product MKKLSIVIPTKDRVEYLTICLKSLLEINSEDFEIVIQDNSNDNREITSFLRELNDERLIYHYNSEQLSVIENCDLGIKNSIGSYVTLLGDDDGVTHDIMSAVDWMESNNFDALTSSKPIYIWPDTSRQSNSFTVDLAGKLVINSFNNTYRIIDPNKERQKVLSIGATSLLLLPKLYHGIVRRDVLENIFKTSGSYFPGPSPDMANAIATSVFSKSYVYVDYPIFVSGKGAKSTSGMGLAKKHTGEIENQKFLPKETVKNWTEEIPFFWSGQTIWAESAIQSLNRVNRSTEMKCFNFDYLYSELFMYEFFWRDRINEKIKYSIKSSLKMIYYFVLIFNKRLFSYLKNFVRYRLNLNKEKTTSSQINNIQECINFIMDKKLPSNKIWTK is encoded by the coding sequence ATGAAAAAGCTTTCCATAGTAATCCCGACGAAAGATAGGGTAGAATATTTAACCATTTGCTTAAAATCATTGCTTGAGATAAACTCAGAAGATTTTGAAATAGTAATTCAAGATAACAGTAATGATAACCGGGAGATCACTTCATTTTTAAGAGAGTTGAATGATGAAAGATTGATTTATCATTATAATTCTGAACAACTATCTGTAATCGAGAATTGTGACCTAGGAATTAAAAACTCCATCGGGTCATATGTAACTTTATTAGGGGATGATGATGGAGTAACTCATGACATAATGAGTGCTGTGGATTGGATGGAAAGTAATAATTTTGATGCTTTAACTTCAAGTAAGCCTATCTATATATGGCCAGATACAAGCCGTCAAAGTAATTCGTTCACAGTTGATTTGGCTGGTAAATTAGTTATCAATTCTTTCAATAATACTTATAGAATAATTGACCCAAATAAAGAAAGACAAAAAGTGTTGTCGATAGGAGCGACATCACTACTCTTGTTGCCAAAATTATACCATGGGATAGTTAGGAGAGATGTACTAGAAAATATATTTAAGACATCTGGTTCGTATTTCCCTGGACCGAGTCCAGATATGGCAAATGCAATAGCCACATCTGTTTTTAGTAAATCTTATGTATATGTTGATTATCCAATATTTGTTTCCGGGAAAGGTGCAAAGAGCACTAGTGGAATGGGCCTTGCTAAGAAACATACTGGTGAAATAGAAAACCAAAAGTTCCTGCCTAAAGAGACCGTAAAAAATTGGACAGAGGAGATACCTTTTTTTTGGTCAGGGCAAACAATTTGGGCGGAGTCGGCAATACAAAGTTTGAATCGAGTAAATCGGTCGACTGAAATGAAGTGCTTTAATTTTGATTATTTATATTCAGAACTATTTATGTACGAATTTTTCTGGAGAGATAGAATTAATGAAAAAATAAAATATTCCATAAAAAGTAGTCTCAAAATGATTTATTATTTTGTACTTATTTTTAACAAGAGATTGTTTTCTTACCTAAAAAACTTTGTTAGGTACAGGTTGAATTTGAATAAAGAGAAAACTACGAGCTCTCAAATAAACAATATCCAAGAATGTATAAATTTTATCATGGATAAGAAATTGCCTTCAAATAAAATCTGGACAAAGTAA
- a CDS encoding oligosaccharide flippase family protein, whose amino-acid sequence MKNNNTSYSNILKSTFLFGGVRVLTVLVNVVKNKIISLSMGASGIGVFGIFMSSYTLLSSLFGLGISQSLVRNLSEVYNDNSSTRLNHILESINKLLILTSTIGLIGTLCFSSFLSIWTFDTDSKVFEYSMLSLAIFFNIFNLGQLAILQGVRALKELSLATIYGAILGLLLSIPLFYLLKEEGIIYSFIITAFVSFIFSSLYVRRTIKIPTTKLSIKKVLISGKGTIKLGIAMMSVSLFVSLFGLIFKSFINKYSGIEAVGVFQAGFTIINSYFGLIFTAMATDYFPRISSINQNNKLLQIEANKQVEILLLLLGPLIIILIGFMDHIILLLYDNSFLLASDYVSWSILGIIFQAGSQTMGMVIIAKNRSKVFVISVLTFQGLFLINNIIGYTYLGYLGLGITFALNMVIHTVGVQIMVKKLFGIVYKTIFYKLTFVNILLFGSAMLCKEIDNDYIKYSILFTLLALAILFSIKYFERLMNIPSLSELIIEKLKSKFK is encoded by the coding sequence TTGAAGAATAATAATACCTCCTACTCCAATATTCTTAAATCAACCTTTCTTTTTGGAGGGGTTAGGGTATTAACGGTTCTCGTTAACGTCGTTAAAAATAAAATCATAAGCCTATCCATGGGGGCCTCGGGTATTGGAGTATTTGGCATTTTCATGTCTTCCTATACTTTGTTATCTTCTCTATTTGGGTTAGGGATCTCTCAAAGTTTAGTGAGAAATCTTTCAGAAGTGTATAATGATAACTCAAGCACTAGACTGAATCATATACTTGAAAGTATTAATAAATTGCTAATACTTACAAGTACTATTGGACTGATCGGTACGCTGTGCTTTTCCTCTTTTTTGAGTATTTGGACTTTTGATACTGATTCTAAAGTCTTTGAATATTCGATGCTATCTCTAGCTATTTTCTTTAATATTTTCAACCTCGGCCAACTGGCAATTCTCCAAGGAGTCCGAGCATTAAAAGAATTATCTCTCGCTACAATATATGGAGCTATTCTCGGGCTACTCTTATCAATACCTCTATTTTATTTATTAAAAGAGGAAGGTATTATTTATTCGTTTATTATTACAGCATTTGTATCGTTCATTTTTTCAAGTCTTTATGTACGCAGAACGATTAAGATACCGACAACAAAGTTATCTATTAAGAAGGTCCTAATTTCAGGTAAAGGTACCATCAAGCTGGGTATCGCTATGATGTCAGTGTCTTTGTTTGTTAGTTTATTTGGTTTGATTTTTAAAAGTTTTATTAATAAATATAGCGGTATTGAAGCTGTAGGTGTGTTTCAAGCAGGATTCACTATAATCAATAGTTACTTTGGACTGATATTTACAGCAATGGCTACAGATTATTTCCCTAGAATATCTTCAATTAATCAAAATAATAAATTACTGCAAATAGAGGCAAATAAACAGGTAGAAATTCTCCTTCTGCTTCTTGGACCTTTAATAATAATCTTAATAGGATTTATGGATCATATAATTCTCTTGTTATATGACAATAGCTTTCTTCTCGCATCTGATTATGTATCTTGGTCGATTTTGGGAATAATATTCCAGGCAGGTTCACAAACTATGGGTATGGTCATTATAGCAAAAAATCGATCTAAAGTTTTTGTTATATCAGTATTGACCTTTCAAGGATTATTCCTAATCAATAACATCATTGGTTATACTTATCTGGGATATTTAGGACTTGGTATTACGTTTGCATTAAATATGGTAATCCATACCGTGGGAGTTCAAATCATGGTAAAAAAATTATTTGGAATTGTTTATAAAACAATATTTTATAAATTAACCTTTGTAAACATATTGCTTTTTGGATCAGCAATGTTATGCAAAGAAATAGATAATGATTATATAAAATACTCAATTCTATTTACATTATTAGCTCTTGCAATATTGTTTTCTATTAAGTATTTTGAAAGGCTAATGAACATTCCATCCTTAAGTGAATTGATAATTGAAAAGCTGAAATCAAAATTCAAATAA
- a CDS encoding GNAT family N-acetyltransferase produces the protein MRVDFFRHNKVSEAQLQKIVELKNTVWPYGIDSQKDWINTHMNNTDYHVVLEDNGTFLAYACLININVFSSEESSAPFLGIAGVCSKTQGQGHGQKIMKEIVNFLRKNELKGLLFCKKELAPFYSKAGFLISKINFESNKPDIFAMSVNHEESNNLQFYNGNLF, from the coding sequence ATGAGAGTTGATTTTTTTCGACATAATAAGGTAAGTGAGGCTCAATTGCAGAAAATTGTAGAACTGAAAAATACAGTTTGGCCGTATGGAATTGACAGTCAAAAAGATTGGATTAATACTCACATGAATAATACTGACTATCATGTGGTTCTAGAAGACAATGGCACATTTCTAGCCTATGCTTGCCTAATTAATATCAATGTTTTTTCTAGCGAAGAAAGTTCAGCACCATTTTTAGGTATTGCAGGTGTCTGTTCTAAAACTCAGGGTCAAGGGCATGGACAGAAAATCATGAAAGAAATAGTTAATTTCCTTAGAAAGAATGAGTTAAAGGGTTTGTTGTTTTGTAAAAAGGAATTGGCTCCTTTCTATTCAAAAGCGGGCTTTTTGATTTCAAAAATCAATTTTGAATCAAACAAACCGGACATATTTGCGATGTCTGTGAATCATGAAGAGTCAAATAATCTTCAGTTTTACAACGGTAATTTATTTTAA